GGCTGGGGTTACGAGCAGGTGGACTGGACCATCGCGGAACGGATGATCTTCATCTGCGCCCGCGTCTGGTACATCGACCCGGAGACGAAGGAAAAATGCTTCACCGGCCCGCAATGGGGCGGGACCGAGATGGTCCGCCGCCGCAACGGGATGGAGATGCCGGACGACGAGTGCTTCAAGATGTCGATGACCGATGCCGTCGGCAAATGCCTGCTGCAGCTGGGTCTGGCCGCCGACGTCTATATGGGTCAGTTCGACGACAGCAAGTATCGGGAGGAGTCGGAGGCCTTCTATGCCGCCAAGTCCAACCCGGACCTGCAGCCCACCGCCGTCGAGGCCTTCGAGGCGGAGGTGAAGCGCCGCCTGGGCGCCTGCCTGGACCTGGACGACCTGGAAGAGGTCTGGCGGTCCGGCGTCGGCACCCGCCTGCGGGAGATCGGCACTGTGGACCGCGCCGCCCAGCACCGCATCACCGGCCTGTTCGCCCAGAAGAAGGCCGAGATTCTGAAGCGCGAGGAAGAGGACGGGCGGGAAGCCGCCTGACGGAATGCATGACCCGGACGACTCATAGCACCGGCGACCGGTCGCCCAGCGGTCTTTTCCGCATGAGCGCCTGGGAAGGCGAGTTCGAGCGCGCCAATGCCCAGCTGCCGCGCTGGTACTGGAACCGCGACCAGCGCCGCCGCCATTACGCCCGTTGGGTGGAGGCGGAGGCGGAAACACTGGCGATGCGTCTGTCGGGCCTGCTGCGGTCCGACACCCCGGCGGAAACCGCCGGGGCGGCCCGCGTCCTCGTCGACCAGCTGGCGCGTGATATCGACTGGGCTCGCCGGTTGGAAGACCCAAAATCGGAAGACGGCAAGTTCGCCCACGCCGCCTGATGGCAGGCGGCAACCGCCCAAGCCGCCTGATCGCAGGCGGCATCAAGGGAAGGATATCATCTCATGACGATAGAAGAGGTCCAGGCGCGACTGTGCGCCGCTCAAGCCCGTCTGGGGCGTGAGGGCCGCTTCGCCCTCACCCTCAGCCTGGACGGGCGCGAGGAATGCTACATCACCCATTGGTTCCGCCCCGAGCCGCATGCCTTCGAGGATTGCCGCGCGGTCGGTTCCGGAACCCTCAGCGAATGCCTCGACGCGCTGGACCGCTATGTGGCGGTGAACCGGGTGCGCGAAGAAGCTCCGGTGCTGATGGCCGCCGAATGACATCCCCGTAACGGCCAAGCCATCGGCCTTCGTCCCCTCGTTCCCCCCGCGGACGAGGGGACTTTTTTGTTCGACATGTGCGTTGCCGAGGTTGTGTTATGGTCTCCACCTTCGAGCCGTGGGAGAGCATTCATGGATCCGGTCCTTGCCTTCGTCAGCATCGCTGCTGCCATAGCGGTCGGCGCCGCCAGCCCCGGTCCGAGCTTCGTGCTGGTCGCCCGCACCTCCATCGCCGTATCCCGCCGGGCCGGCCTGGCCACCGCGCTCGGCATGGGGATCGGCGGCGTGTTCTTTGCCTCCCTGGCCCTGCTGGGGCTGCATGCGCTGCTGTCGCAGGTCGGCTGGCTCTACGCGGTCCTGAAGCTGGCGGGCGGCGCCTATCTGCTCTATCTCGCGTTTCGCATCTGGCGCGGCGCGGCCGAGGCTCTCGTGGTGGCGGACGAGGGAAAGACCGCGCCCGCCGGATTGTTGCGGCCGCTGCTGTTCGGTCTGCTGACGCAACTGAGCAACCCGAAGACAGCACTGGTTTACGGCAGCATCTTCGCCGCGCTGATGCCGGCCGAGCCGCCGCTTTGGCTATTCGTCTTCCTGCCGCCGGCAGTCTTTCTTATCGAGGCCGGCTGGTACGCGATCGTCGCCGCGGCATTTTCCGCCGGCCGACCGCGCGCCGCCTACCTGCGGTCCAAACGCTGGGTCGACCGGGTTGCCGCCGCCGCCATAGGCGGACTGGGTATCCGCCTGATGTCGGACGCTCTGCCCCCTCCCTAACCCTCCCCCACCTTCGGTGGGAGAGGGGACTGCCGCCGCATCGCAAACTTACCCTCTCCCGTCGAAGACGGGGAGGGAGGGGGCACCCGCTCCCCAACCCTTACTTCTTCTTCCCCGACTGCGCCCTGGCGAACGCCTCGGCGAAGGCGCTGTTGACCGGCTCCGGCGCCTTGACCGGCTTCGCCGCCACCTTCGGCGCAGGCGCCGCCGGACGGCGATCCTGCTGCTGCGGCGGACGCGCCGGCCCCCGCTGCTCTTCCCGCCGGGCCGGGCGCGGGGCTTCCTCGCCCATGCGCATGGTCAGCGCGATGCGCTTGCGCGGGATGTCGACCTCCAGAACCTTCACCTTCACCACATCGCCGGCCTTCACCACCGTGTGAGGATCCTTCACGAAGCTGTTGGCCAGCTGCGAGATATGCACCAGCCCGTCCTGGTGGACGCCGATGTCGACGAAGGCGCCGAAGGCGGTGACGTTGGTCACGACACCCTCCAGCATCATGCCGGGCTGCAGGTGCTTCAGCTCCTCCACGCCCTCCTTGAAGGTGGCGGTCTTGAACTCCGGGCGCGGGTCGCGGCCGGGCTTCTCCAGCTCCTTGATGATGTCCTCCACCGTCGGAACGCCGAAGCGTTCGTCGGTGAAGTCCTCCGCACTCAGGCCGCGCAGGAAGCGGGCGTCGCCGATGACGCTGCCGAGGTCGCGCCCGGTCGTCTTTATGATGCGCTGAACCACCGGATAGGCTTCCGGGTGAACGGCGGAGCCGTCGAGCGGATTCTCGCCGTCCCTGATGCGCAGGAAGCCGGCGGCCTGTTCGAAGGTCTTAGGCCCCAGCCGCGCCACGTCGAGCAGCTGCTTGCGCGAGCGGAAGGCGCCGTTGCGGTCGCGATGCTCGACGATGTTGCGGGCGATGGTCTCGTTCAGGCCGGACACGCGGGTCAGCAGCGGAATCGAGGCGGTGTTGAGATCGACGCCGACTGCGTTCACGCAATCCTCGACCACGGCATCCAGCGAGCGGGCCAGCTTGCCGCCGGCCACGTCATGCTGGTACTGGCCGACGCCGATGGATTTCGGCTCGATCTTCACCAGCTCGGCCAGAGGATCCTGCAGGCGCCGGGCGATGGACACCGCGCCGCGCAGGCTGACATCCAGGCTGGGGAACTCGTGCGCCGCGGTCTCCGACGCCGAATAGACCGAGGCGCCGGCCTCGCTGACCACCAGCTTGGTCAGGGACAGCTCGGGATGGCGCTTCATCAGGTCGGCAGCCAGCTTGTCGGTCTCGCGCGAGGCGGTGCCGTTGCCGATGGAGATCAGCTCCACCTTGTGACGCGCCGCCAGCGCGGCCAGAACGGCGATGGAGCCGTCCCAGTCGTTGCGCGGCGGGTGCGGGTAGATCGTCGTCGTCTCCACCAGCTTGCCGGTGGAATCGACGACGGCCACCTTCACGCCGGTGCGGATGCCGGGATCGAGCCCGATGGTGGCGCGCTGGCCGGCCGGGGCGGCCAGCAGCAGATCGTGCAGGTTGCGGGCGAAGACGCGGATCGCCTCGTCCTCCGCCCGCTCACGCAAGCTCCCCATCAGGTCGGTCTCGATGTGCGGGCCGATCTTCAGCTTCCAGGTCCAGCGCACCACGTCGGAAAGCCACTTGTCGGCCGGACGGCCCTGGTCGCGGATGCCGGTGTGGGCGGCAATGGTGCCCTCCGCCGGGTGCGGCTGCCCTTCTTCCACCGGCAGATCCAGACGGATGTCGAGCACGCCCTGCGCCCGGCCGCGGAACAGCGCCAGCGCCCGGTGCGACGGCAGCTTCGACCAGTTTTCCGAGAAGTCGAAATAATCGGAGAATTTGGCACCCTCGGCCTTCTTCTCCTCGATCACCTTGGAGGTGACGACGCCCTTGTCGGCCATGGCGGTGCGCAGGCGCCCGACCAGTTCGGCATCCTCGCCGAAGCGTTCCACCAGGATATGGCGGGCGCCGTCCAGCGCCGCCTTGACGTCGGCGACGCCCTTGTCGGCATCGACGAAGGCGGCGGCCTCGGAGTCCGGCTGCTTCGCAGGGTCGGCCAGCAGTGCGTCGGCCAGCGGCTCCAGCCCGGCTTCGCGGGCGATCTGGGCCTTGGTGCGGCGCTTCTGCTTGTAGGGGAGGTAGAGGTCCTCCAGCCGGGTCTTGGTGTCGGCCTGCTTGATCTGGCGTTCCAGCTCGGGCGTCAGCTTGCCCTGGTCCTGGATGGTCGACAGGATGCTGGCGCGGCGGTCCTCCAGCTCCCGCAGGTAGCCCAGCCGCTCCTCGAGGGTGCGGAGCTGGGTGTCGTCCAGGCCGCCGGTCGCCTCCTTGCGGTAGCGCGCGATGAAGGGAACGGTCGATCCCTCGTCGAGCATGGCGATGGCGGAAGCGACCTGGGACTCGCGGACCGACAGTTCGTCGGCGATGCGCTGGCTGATGGACAGCATGAGGCAGGGATCCTGCGGACTGGTGACGACATGAAAGGGCGTCTGTCATAGCGCGTCAGGGCAGGGCGGCGCCACCCCGCCCTTTCGGCAGAAAGCCGGATAAGGCCAAGCCAAAGCGCGGCCATTCGAGACAGTTGTTCGCAAAAAGGTGGTAGGGGCCGATTTTCCGCATCCCTTCACCCGTCGTTAACCATATCGGCCCTATACCTCTGCTTGCAACTTGGTTGCGTTTCCTCCCGAACCGAACTTACGGGCGGCCCGGCGGCGATAGCGCGGGGCCGCCCTTTCCTTTTGTGCGACGGGATGCCGCGACCGGACCTGCCGGCAAGAAAAAGGGCCGGGACGGACATGCCGCCCCGGCCTTACCCCGGAAGTGTCTGCCACCGGTCGAAACCGAAAGGATCAGGGAAGGCGGCTTTCAGCGAGACGCAGGCGGCCTTCCGGGGACAAGCGGGACATGGTGTCGGCGACGCGTGCCTCGAACTCGCTCCGAAGTGCGGCGTCGTTGGCGTGGATGCTCTCGAACAGCGCCTTCAGGCGCTTCGGATCGAAGGGTTCGGCCATCAATTCCGTGCGCAGGCGCGGCGCGAACTCCTCACGGCCGACGCGGATGCGGACGAACAGCGGACGCGCATCGTCGAGCGCCTTGCGCAGGATCGTCGCGTCCGCCGACGACAGCCGGGCCGATACCTCGTCGACAAACCGTTCCAGCATTTGTTCCGGTCCGGGTGGCGGAGGCGGCCGGAAAGCGTGGGCGACGACGAAGCCGCCCGCCAGCATGTTCAGCGCAAGAGACCCGACCAGAAGGAACCAGGGCCAACGGCGCCGGATGGACGGCGTCATCACACGTCTCCCAGATAGCTGACGATCATCACGCCCGACAGGTTGGGTGCGCTCGTCTTTTCGAAGGTGATCAGACCCTGGCTGTAGCTGAGGAAACCGACCACCGCCATGACGGCCAGGAGTCCGGCGAGCGGGGCAGGGCGGAAGGGCGGTCGCGACAGGAACCACGGCACGAATTCGGGAACGACCCGCTGGGCCAGGCAATCGGCGATGCGGGCATAGACCTGCGCCTCCCGCTTGGACGAGACCAGCGGAGCCGATGCGGCATCCAGCAGCGTGTCGGTGACGGCGGCATCGGCCAGCAGGTCGCGGGCCTCGGCGCTGTCGTCGAGAAGGGCCAGGGCATCCACCCGGGCTGAGCGCGGCCAGCGGTCCAGATCGGCGCCATAGGCCGCGGCGAAGCGTTTGAACTCTTTGAGCGTCATGACCGTGCACCGTCCTTCTGACGGATCAGGGGTTGAAGCCGGGCCCGCACCACGCGGCGCGCCCGGACCAGCAGACTTTCCATGGCCGAAACCGACACCTGCAATATTTCCGAAGCCTCAGCGCACGTCATCTCCTCATGGTAGCAGAGACTGAGCGCCGCCCGCTGGCGTTCGGGCAGCGCCGCGATGGCGGCATCCACCGCCGCACCGATCCGGATGCCGTCGATCACCGTTTCGGCGCTCCAGGCCGGATCGGCGATCTCGCCGGCATCGTCGAGCGGGGCGAAGCTGCGCCGCCGTTTATAGTCGATGGCACGGTTCACCACGATCCTGTACAGCCAGGTCGTGAAGCGGGTTCCGTCGCCGCGCCAGCGGTCGGCATTGGCCCAGATCTGCAGGAAGGCGTCCTGCGCGACCTCTTCGGCGTCGGCGGCGTTCCCGACCACCCGTTGGGCCAAGGCGATGCTGCGGCGCAGATGTCGGCGCGTGAGCGTTCCAAATGCCTTCCGGTCGCCGGCCGCGGCGCTCGCCATCAGCGCCTCGTCGGTCACCGTTTCCTCGGTAGGCTCCACGCCGTCTTCCGCCCGCTCCCGGTTGCTGTCATGGGTTTATACGCCGTAAGTGCAGAATCCCTGCGCGGGCACCTGTAACTTTTTGATCGGGGATTACCCTGAGCCCTGCCCCAGCCACGCAGCAATTTCCATAAGAATCGTTATGCGTTTTTGTTCGCCCGCAAAGTGGGAATGTCAGTGTCCGGTCCGCGCAACTTCCCCCGGCCGCTTCCGTCCGCTATCGTCCCGGACTTTCCCTCCCCGTATCCGGAGACCGCAAGTCATGACCCGCAACATCGACCGGCTGCTCGACGTGATGGCGCGGCTGCGGAATCCCGACGGCGGATGCCCGTGGGATCTGGAGCAGACCTACCGCAGCATCGCGCCGCACACCATCGAAGAGGCCTACGAGGTCGCCGACGCCATCGAGAAGGACGACAAGGTCGCCCTGCGCGAGGAGTTGGGCGATCTGCTGTTCCAGGTCGTCTATTACAGCCAGATGGCGCGCGAGGAAGGCCTGTTCGACTTCGACGAGGTGGCCGGCGTCATCACCGACAAGATGATCCGCCGCCATCCCCATGTCTTCGGACCGGAAGAGGTGAAATCCTCCGACCAGCAGACCTCGCGCTGGGAGGATCACAAGGCGGCCGAACGGGCGGCCAAGGCGGCGGAGGAAGGCCGGGCGCCATCGGCGCTGGAGGGCGTGATCGCCGGCCTGCCCGCCCTGACCCGCGCGCTGAAGCTGCAGAACCGCGCGGCGCGGGTTGGCTTCGACTGGACCGACGCCCGCGACATTCTCGACAAGATCGAGGAGGAAGTGCGGGAATTGCGGGCGGAGATGGACGCCGGCTCGGCGCAGGACCGGGTGGCGGACGAGCTGGGCGACCTGCTGTTCGCGCTGGTCAACCTCGCCCGGCGCCTGAAGGTGGAGCCGGAGACGGCCCTGCGCGGCACCAATGCCAAGTTCGAACGCCGCTTCCACCGGATCGAGGCGCTGCTGTCGGCCGAGGGCCGCAAGCCGCAGGACGCCACGCTGGACGAGATGGAAGCGCTGTGGCAGCAGGCCAAGCGCGAGGAACGCGGCGAATCCTGAGCCGTCAATAATCCCAGCGGTCGAAGGCGAAGGCCCACTGCCGGCGCACCGCGCGGCGGGCCTGGTCCTCCAGCTCGTGCCGGGCTCGCCGGTAATCGCGCACACCGGCCAGATAGCGCTCCATCCGCGGCTGCACCGGCTCGTACGGCCCGAGGGCGAGCCCGTCATAGACGTGACGCAGCGTTTCCAGCGGATCGGCGATGAAGCGGTCATAGCGGATTTCCACCAGCCGGCCGGGTGGCAGCAGCGCCCGGTCGCGGTCGAACCGCGCCATGATCGCCGGATAAAGGTCCAGCACCAGCCCGTCCACCGCCCGCGGATCGTAGGATTGCAGTGAGAATTCCCGCAGCAGGGTCAGCAGCATGCGGCGAGTGGAGCTGAAGACCTCATAGGGGTCGCGGTGAATGTGGAGGAAGACCGCATTGGGGCGCAGGGCCAGCAATTCCCCTATCCTTGCGGTATGGGCGGGATTCTTGATCAGCAGGCGCCGGCTGCCGGAATAGAGCTGCAGCTTGGTCAGGTAATGGTCCATCCGGCGGCGCCACAGCGCGACCGCTTCCGGACGGCAGCCTTCGAACAGCACGCCCTGGCGGAAGGCGCGGTACAGGTGCTTGGGGAAGAAGATGCCGTGGTAGTAGGACAGCGGCTGCATCAGCGCCAATGCCAACTCGTCCTCCTGCGGGGCGGTCGGGTCGATGGGCATCGGGTCGATGATCCGGTCGGGCGGCAGCCACGCCTCAAGCCGCGAGCGCCAGAAGGAACTCAGGCCCAGGAAGCCCCAGGGCAGGCCGACCGCCAGCGGGTCGGGCGCGGCGAAGCGCTCGTCCTGGGCCAGCAGGTTCAGCAGATGGGTGGTGCCGCTGCGCCAGTGGCCGAGGATGAACAGCGGCGGCGGCGCCACCCTGCCCTGCCCCCGGCCCCGGCCGGCCA
The sequence above is drawn from the Azospirillum lipoferum 4B genome and encodes:
- a CDS encoding LysE family translocator; translation: MDPVLAFVSIAAAIAVGAASPGPSFVLVARTSIAVSRRAGLATALGMGIGGVFFASLALLGLHALLSQVGWLYAVLKLAGGAYLLYLAFRIWRGAAEALVVADEGKTAPAGLLRPLLFGLLTQLSNPKTALVYGSIFAALMPAEPPLWLFVFLPPAVFLIEAGWYAIVAAAFSAGRPRAAYLRSKRWVDRVAAAAIGGLGIRLMSDALPPP
- a CDS encoding sigma-70 family RNA polymerase sigma factor, with the translated sequence MTDEALMASAAAGDRKAFGTLTRRHLRRSIALAQRVVGNAADAEEVAQDAFLQIWANADRWRGDGTRFTTWLYRIVVNRAIDYKRRRSFAPLDDAGEIADPAWSAETVIDGIRIGAAVDAAIAALPERQRAALSLCYHEEMTCAEASEILQVSVSAMESLLVRARRVVRARLQPLIRQKDGARS
- a CDS encoding periplasmic heavy metal sensor produces the protein MTPSIRRRWPWFLLVGSLALNMLAGGFVVAHAFRPPPPPGPEQMLERFVDEVSARLSSADATILRKALDDARPLFVRIRVGREEFAPRLRTELMAEPFDPKRLKALFESIHANDAALRSEFEARVADTMSRLSPEGRLRLAESRLP
- a CDS encoding Tex family protein, translated to MLSISQRIADELSVRESQVASAIAMLDEGSTVPFIARYRKEATGGLDDTQLRTLEERLGYLRELEDRRASILSTIQDQGKLTPELERQIKQADTKTRLEDLYLPYKQKRRTKAQIAREAGLEPLADALLADPAKQPDSEAAAFVDADKGVADVKAALDGARHILVERFGEDAELVGRLRTAMADKGVVTSKVIEEKKAEGAKFSDYFDFSENWSKLPSHRALALFRGRAQGVLDIRLDLPVEEGQPHPAEGTIAAHTGIRDQGRPADKWLSDVVRWTWKLKIGPHIETDLMGSLRERAEDEAIRVFARNLHDLLLAAPAGQRATIGLDPGIRTGVKVAVVDSTGKLVETTTIYPHPPRNDWDGSIAVLAALAARHKVELISIGNGTASRETDKLAADLMKRHPELSLTKLVVSEAGASVYSASETAAHEFPSLDVSLRGAVSIARRLQDPLAELVKIEPKSIGVGQYQHDVAGGKLARSLDAVVEDCVNAVGVDLNTASIPLLTRVSGLNETIARNIVEHRDRNGAFRSRKQLLDVARLGPKTFEQAAGFLRIRDGENPLDGSAVHPEAYPVVQRIIKTTGRDLGSVIGDARFLRGLSAEDFTDERFGVPTVEDIIKELEKPGRDPRPEFKTATFKEGVEELKHLQPGMMLEGVVTNVTAFGAFVDIGVHQDGLVHISQLANSFVKDPHTVVKAGDVVKVKVLEVDIPRKRIALTMRMGEEAPRPARREEQRGPARPPQQQDRRPAAPAPKVAAKPVKAPEPVNSAFAEAFARAQSGKKK
- a CDS encoding sulfotransferase family protein, with product MTPWLRRRAHRIFHPLAGADAATLATVLIEGGGVGPLHLHRVVTAAGAAAIRAPLDLLERRRVERLAGRGRGQGRVAPPPLFILGHWRSGTTHLLNLLAQDERFAAPDPLAVGLPWGFLGLSSFWRSRLEAWLPPDRIIDPMPIDPTAPQEDELALALMQPLSYYHGIFFPKHLYRAFRQGVLFEGCRPEAVALWRRRMDHYLTKLQLYSGSRRLLIKNPAHTARIGELLALRPNAVFLHIHRDPYEVFSSTRRMLLTLLREFSLQSYDPRAVDGLVLDLYPAIMARFDRDRALLPPGRLVEIRYDRFIADPLETLRHVYDGLALGPYEPVQPRMERYLAGVRDYRRARHELEDQARRAVRRQWAFAFDRWDY
- the mazG gene encoding nucleoside triphosphate pyrophosphohydrolase is translated as MTRNIDRLLDVMARLRNPDGGCPWDLEQTYRSIAPHTIEEAYEVADAIEKDDKVALREELGDLLFQVVYYSQMAREEGLFDFDEVAGVITDKMIRRHPHVFGPEEVKSSDQQTSRWEDHKAAERAAKAAEEGRAPSALEGVIAGLPALTRALKLQNRAARVGFDWTDARDILDKIEEEVRELRAEMDAGSAQDRVADELGDLLFALVNLARRLKVEPETALRGTNAKFERRFHRIEALLSAEGRKPQDATLDEMEALWQQAKREERGES